tggcccatccgagaaCGTAAAACTGTCCAaggaggcccatatcaggtTATAAGGGTAACCAAACGAAAGGAAGAGTAGATATCACGTGAGGTAagttcagtattcgtccgaggacaaaatccttctcggcaatatgagtccgaggacgacctgAACGCCACATTGTTACAAACACACTTCGGAACTACGTTACCACTAAAAGTGGGACATGGGACtaagaataagaaagaaaaggtaaacaaaGATCTTTAACAACAGCTGCCCCCGCATTaattacctctcaaccaactctctgaccgcattaatgtggaggtgatacctgaacaatgatgaggcagccttacagctgctggttTGAGGTTCTagaaggtgttggatgggacaggaagggatcccccgaacccaacctacacgtgtgtggtgaagataaTACCAAGATAGCTGTATATAACACGGAAGGAGGCATTGAGAAAAGGGGATCGGAACTTCTGAACAAACAGGACTTAGAAGAAATCCTTATGAACTAAAGAACTGAACTTTtttcaaggagaaattgatcGTTATATCAGTgctaatccatctataaacgtgaggtttaatcgtttttcttttagagttaACTTAATTCTTTgacatccacgctctacaaattttattgtttgggcctttaacgttcgaacccaatactaatttgggatcgttacaaattgagtccctatatatatatatatatatatatatatatataaataataaaaagccaTCTCccggagaaaaaaaaaaatttgaaagggtgagaatttattataaaaaataaagataaaaaaaaatccccaactTTTCTTGGGGTTTCTTGGCAACCAGACAAACAAGAACACCCTTATCAAGCATGTTTAGAGTTTAGACATCATCTATGACTATCAAACAATatttcaaatctaaaattttatttaagaataTTTTCCAGATCTGTTCCTGTAAATTGCTTATACTCCCTCTCTCCCCGCTAATCAACATCAAGATATTTATCAATTTgatcataaattaaaaataataagcccaaatttactacaaaaaaaaaggtattttagcaaaataaaaaaagaatgaacATGGACGGTCGGTAAAGCAGTTGCGAAttgtgaattttcttttcctgctCAAGTTACATGCCTGTAACATAATACACGTGACGACCGTATATTCTCCCAAACAAATTAACGACTCCAAAACCGacctctcttctttctttcttttattcatACTGCCATAAATAAATCGGCAAACAAAATGCCAACAACAACAATTCAAATGCAATGCCACCTCCCCATACCACAGCCACCTGCGCCCCACCCACTCACATCTCGCCACGTGGCCGTGATCGGTGCCGGCGCCGCAGGCCTAGTAACTGCCATAGAGCTCCGCCGCGAAGGCCACAGCGTGGTTGTTTTCGAACGAGGCGACCAGGTTGGCGGCACCTGGGTTTACACCCCGAAAATCGAATCCGACCCGATTGGATTCGACCCGGCCCGGAGCAAGATCCACTCCAGCCTCTATAAGTCCCTCCGCACCAACCTCCCCCGAGAGTGCATGGGCTTCCGGTGCTACCCGTTCGTCGCCAAAGACGACCCGGACAGAGACCCGAGACGGTACCCGGGTCACCAAGAGGTTCTGTGGTATCTGCAGGACTTCACGCGCGAGTTCAGGATTGATGAGTTGGTGAGGTTCGAAACGGAGGTAGTGCGCGTGAGattggtggaggaggaggaggagaaatggaaaataaaatcaaaacagaGGTCAGGCAAAGATGAAACGGAGATATTCGATGCCGTTGTAATATGCAACGGCCACTACACCGAGCCTCGTGTGGCTCAAATTGCCGGTACTTTGTAACATCAAAAATTGAGTTTAGTCAGTACTCAGTAATCAGTATTAGTGTGTaaataaatatgattatatatttatttattgtgtgtTTGTGGCAGGAATAAATGAGTGGCCTGGGAAGCAAATGCATAGCCACAATTATCGTGTTCCAGAGCCTTTTCGAGATCAGGTTTGGaattggaataaaattttgctTGCATTGCATATTCCATATTATTAGTTAGATTTACACAATCGATGGAGAGAGTGGGGACCATGCTAATCTCTCATTCTTGATTatccaaccaaaaaagaaggagCTATATAGCCTATAGCCTATAGGACCTTTAATAGTGACGAGCTTTTCACGTTACAGCTCAGGTCTTTTATCCGGGAGATCATTGTATGAGTAAATGAGTGCAAAGCAATTTCCCACTTGACATAAATGTGAACATTACTAATCTGCAATGTCATCTTCATAGTTACTGAAATTGAAGATCTCATGTTTACACCATAATTCAATCAGCAATTGCCTGGTTATTTTCTTTGGCACTGTGCCATATAAAATTAAGTTTTGTCCAACAATCACTGAATTGTTTGACTTATTTTAAGTTTACAGACATTATTGGAacaagattgttactttgtcaaGAGTTAGATTTATCTTTATACAAGAAAAAGCCTCTTCTATTTAGCTCTCCAAATTCCAAGTATAATGGGATGTTCTATATTGCAACAAACCAGAGTTTGGACTGACGATAACCGCATGAGTAATTCCCATCTTAAAATTTGAAGTACATAAGACATTTAGCTATAGAAATTCTGTGAATTCACTTAACAGAGAAAACTTTACTAACTTGATTTTTGGAGAAACCTACAAATGTGTTGAAACCACGTAAAAACTTTACTAGTGTGATGGCATAACATTTCAGGAATGCTGCGACAGAAAAAGggtttgtattttattttaagaaaatgaatatTCTACTGAATTGTTATacatttgaatttgaattaggGCTTCTGCAGACAAATATGAGTGATTTAACTAAATATACATCTGATCATGAATGTATTACAAATTACGATGAAGAAggatgatataaaataaatgtgggatctaaaaaaatttcctcttgGCAACAGTAGTAACTAAGTACTATATGAAGTCACTGCTCATCAATTTATATAAAGTCCCTGTACCTCCCGCTCAACCCAAGTGATTAGTGTACCTTACTTATGTCCTGCATCATGCAGGTTGTAGTCTTGATAGGGAGTTCAGCAAGTGCTGTTGACATTTCTCGGGACATAGCAGGAGTTGCCAAAGAAGTCCATGTAGCAGCTAGAAGTGTTGAAGATGAAAAATCTGGCGACCAGTCTGGCTATGATAATATGTGGCTTCATCCCATGGTAATAGTCCTTACCCCTGGCGAGAAATTGTTGGCTATCATGAGAAGTCCATCAAGTAATTGACTTGATTCTATGAAAAGTTTACTATAAAGCTCTAATCTAAATCAGATTGATGCAGATAGAAAGTGTGCATAAAGACGGAACTGTGTTTTTCCAAGATGGGAGCTTTGTCCATGCTGACATCATTCTACACTGCACAGGGTATGCTGCATACTCCATTAATTTGGCTTTAGCTTGGATTTAGGACCAAAATTTCTTTAAACAAAGTTTCTTATTGAATGCAAAATTCATGAATGAACCAAACACGAtacagaaaataataataacaataagttGTTTATCTTTCTTAAGGTACAAGtatcattttccttttcttgaaaCAAATGGCATTGTGAATGTGGATGACAACCGTGTGGGGCCACTGTACAAGCATGTTTTCCCACCAGCCCTGGCCCCATGCCTTTCATTTGTTGGGTTACCATGGAAGGTTTATCCCTACTTATAATAGTATGCCCTCATTTTGGTTGGATCTTTAATTTAATCTTATCAAATGGCAGAAGTAGATCTTTATATGTTGTTTGTGTCAGGTTGTTCCTTTCCCTATGTTTGAACTCCAGAGCAAGTGGATAGCTGGTGTTTTGTCTAACCGATTTGCACTTCCAACACAAGAGAAGATGATGGAAGATGTTGAAGCTTTCTACTCATCACTTGAAGCTTCTGGCATGCCTAAGCGATATACTCATAACATGGGTAGTAGTCAGGTAAATTTGGCCTCCTCAGGTCCATATGttggattttgatttatttattgatttataagtCATGATACAAGCACAACCTTTTTTGaggtggcaagttgttattgattttcaCATGGCCCACCATATATTGACATCactttattatctactattaaCTTGCCACCTtagcaattatgaaaaaaattgtgagaaagTTATGTCTCTAGAATTATTGTTAATTTATAGTTAGATTGCAAATTTGGTCATCAACCTTTGGCATCtgtttcaaaatcatcattatACTTTAAAATGTCTTACTTTAGTCCCTATactttcaaaaattgttttaaaaaatcccTTATGGTCATATAATGGATGCAAAATGACTACGTGGCAAGTCAATTCATGCTAGGGCTGTCCATGGATTTCTGCATGCGTAAAGTATGGTGGCTAATGACCATTTCAATATAAATGTTGTTAAATGATGCCACACCAGCACAATGAAAGAAGATAAGGGAGTCTGAATACTGACCTTTACAAGATAATGTGTTTAGGAAAATTTTTCTTGATTAATAGTAGAAGATCAGCTGAGTTGGacaatgataaatttatttggcCAGTGAAGGCAATCAAACCTCATTACCTTTAGCTTTGTATATTACATTATATTCAGAAAAAACATTGGATCTAATTTTGCAGTTTGAGTACAACAATTGGCTTGCAGCTCAGTGTGGATGTCCTGCAATTGAAGATTGGAGAGTGCAAATGTACAATACCAGTAGCAAGAACAGACGTGCTCAACCAGAGTCTTATCGTGATGATTGGGAAGACCATCACTTGGTTTTGCAAGCTTGCGAGGACTTCATGAAGTACACCACACATAAAATTAGTGACAGGAGTGCTTCTTAGTAATGAAGTTTCAAGACTACTTGTATCAAATGCTGGAACCAATCTGTCCCATTCAATCCCTCTGTTTATTGATTCTTCTGAATAATACTGTAAGTAAAGAATAATGAGAGAAAGATTGTGATCAGGTATTTGTGAGTGGTGCATTCATCTATTTCCTCCAATTGTAACTGAACAAACCAATACTGAGAGTGcttaaaatgctaaaatttcTGAGTGTATAAAAAACATGTGCCTATAAACATTTACAATTCTTTGCAAGGTGAGTAACCCGTGTGGGGTGATCAGAACCCCAagctaaaaatgaaaaaattattgcacCAGCCGGGAATCGAACCCGGGTCTGTACCGTGGCAGGGTACTATTCTACCACTAGACCACTGGTGCCCTATGTTTATTGCTTTGCCAGATATATATGTAAACGTAGTACTTTAATACCTTCGATTATATTAATTTGATCTGATTATTGTTCTTGATTCCTAAATCCAATGGTACGATAGTTTATTTAAGTGAATCAAACTgaactgcaaaaaaataaaaaagcaaaaaactaaACTTAATTAAATGGCTCTAAGGCATAGTAGAATCTTTAATTGCATTCCTAAATCCAATAGTACGgttgtttctttctttaattgggTTTTTAATTGCATTTGTCTACCTATCGgcttttattttgaattgaaGCGCAAAGGCATGGTAGAACTAGAATCTACATGCTTACTCTTGTATGTAAACTAGACCTTTAAATAGATGTTCTCCATTGGAACTATAATCAAAAAATACATGTTCGTCAGGTTTTGTTATTCTCGAATCTTTAACAAATCACCTAAACACTTGACGATTTATTAgtcgaataaaaaaaaatgaatcctTTTTTGGCTCTGGTGTGAATTGGATTCTGATAGCGACAAGTGAAATATACGTAGGCCTGTGCTTTGCCTCAGTTGGTGTACAATCCTGGGGAAGCATCAAATATTGTTTTACGCGTTGCAACTTGgaggaaaaagaggaagaaaacaaataagaaaagataGCTTTCGGCTTTCAATTCTCAGTGAGTTTTTtactctcatctcatctcatgTAGGTGCCTTAAAAGCGGGTGCAGATTTATTTAGATTTGTTAGGGTCCATTTCCCAATCAAAGCTGATGGCTGATGCATGCTTCCCATCCAATTCCAACAAACTAGGCCTATTTTGGTCCCTCTCCGCCGCTTCCCCTAGCTTGACGCACCTGTACTGTTGCTGCATATACACGACAACCTATATACCCTGCCAAAATTATCATCTCTCTCCAAGATCCCAAATTCCCAATTCACATCCCTTTAAATACTTaaatgtaaaattcaaaaactactaagaaaaaataataataatcaaaatttacTCTTTTCCTTGTCAAGGTTTCAGATTTTGCAGAGGGAAGTGTTacgtttataatattttcataataaatcgtAGGtcgtaaattgttattggttctgaTTTGAACCTAcaattaaaattacatttttgtcCACTAGCAATAACCCATAACAAcataccacttaaaatttgtggTGAAAATATTGTAGGTATAATAGTCAAACCCAAAATGCTCGATAATTTTGGGTCAGGCTCCCGATTTACTTGTTAGGATGGGTAAGGAATTTCCTACAATGGGAAGGTTCCCAAGAGCCAATCCAGCAACGCAAGGGGAGGTACTAAGGCCTACGCAATGATCCTTTGCCTCGTTTATGTGTTTTCCGAGAAGGACCAAGTAATACTGAGCTAAATCCCCCTATCCCCCTTTAGGTCGTTCCTCTCTGTTCTCTCGTGTATCTCTCCCTCCCCCTTTTTTCCCCAGAAAATAAAAAGTCCCCCATTTCTTCTCGTTTCATTTCCCTTTTATAGTGCACCTCTAGTAGAGTCTCAATGATGATGTTTCATCCCTTCTGTCATGTGATCTCCACCTCTATTCAAGATTCCTGATTAAGTGGGATCTTTTGATGATTCTCTTGAAACTTATACATCACACCGAATAGTGCTTGGCAAGCGATTCCCCTAAGGCACTATCTATTTATATCTGCTCGAATGGTCGATGTGGGCCGGGTTGATTACTAAGTAAGTCTGAAGCCTATGATTTGGTCTCTGGCCCAACAAAAGCTAATAGGCTGGGCCCCGGCCTGATGACCATATAGTAGGCGTAGAATTCCTCTTTTGCAAAGAGAGTCAAATTTGGTCCCTCACAATATAGAGTTCTTCTATCCCacaataaaatttcacaatatttttataagtgAGGGGTCAAACTATcatatgtcaaaataaaatgaaataaaagttttttaaaaatattactagGACCCACCACAACTcaatataaagataatgtaGAAATGTTGTGAGATTTTGTTTAGACTTTCTCATTAAGTAAAAACTAGCATGTAACCTATGCAAATGCATGgattcatttaaaattaaacataatttttattataaaaatataaataattagtcaaattatttttaaaaaatagcatgtaacacatgcatacatatagatacatttaaaattaaacacaatttctatcataaaaatataaataattattcaaattattttttaaaaaagcaaatgtaattagtcacatattaaaattcttacctaaatttaatactatttatgatttttttttctaatttttaataagatagaacgtgtgggtgtggtgatctttgttgtgcggtaatttttattgagtatatgtgattgacttttttttttttttatagttcattaatattagatttttagtattttgtacTCATTAACTTTTGtggcacaaagattaaaaaacttaagtggataattatggtgtggtctccacataaatttagacacataatacaaaattggattataatttcaattaatttttattataaaaatataaataattagtcaaattatttttttgaaaatagcatgtaacacatgcatacatatatatatatttaaaattaaacacactttttatcataaaaatataaataattagtcaaattattatttttaagtaaatataattagttac
The sequence above is drawn from the Quercus lobata isolate SW786 chromosome 12, ValleyOak3.0 Primary Assembly, whole genome shotgun sequence genome and encodes:
- the LOC115972371 gene encoding flavin-containing monooxygenase FMO GS-OX-like 4 isoform X1 — encoded protein: MPTTTIQMQCHLPIPQPPAPHPLTSRHVAVIGAGAAGLVTAIELRREGHSVVVFERGDQVGGTWVYTPKIESDPIGFDPARSKIHSSLYKSLRTNLPRECMGFRCYPFVAKDDPDRDPRRYPGHQEVLWYLQDFTREFRIDELVRFETEVVRVRLVEEEEEKWKIKSKQRSGKDETEIFDAVVICNGHYTEPRVAQIAGINEWPGKQMHSHNYRVPEPFRDQVVVLIGSSASAVDISRDIAGVAKEVHVAARSVEDEKSGDQSGYDNMWLHPMIESVHKDGTVFFQDGSFVHADIILHCTGYKYHFPFLETNGIVNVDDNRVGPLYKHVFPPALAPCLSFVGLPWKVVPFPMFELQSKWIAGVLSNRFALPTQEKMMEDVEAFYSSLEASGMPKRYTHNMGSSQFEYNNWLAAQCGCPAIEDWRVQMYNTSSKNRRAQPESYRDDWEDHHLVLQACEDFMKYTTHKISDRSAS
- the LOC115972371 gene encoding flavin-containing monooxygenase FMO GS-OX-like 3 isoform X2, producing the protein MPTTTIQMQCHLPIPQPPAPHPLTSRHVAVIGAGAAGLVTAIELRREGHSVVVFERGDQVGGTWVYTPKIESDPIGFDPARSKIHSSLYKSLRTNLPRECMGFRCYPFVAKDDPDRDPRRYPGHQEVLWYLQDFTREFRIDELVRFETEVVRVRLVEEEEEKWKIKSKQRSGKDETEIFDAVVICNGHYTEPRVAQIAGINEWPGKQMHSHNYRVPEPFRDQVVVLIGSSASAVDISRDIAGVAKEVHVAARSVEDEKSGDQSGYDNMWLHPMIESVHKDGTVFFQDGSFVHADIILHCTGYKYHFPFLETNGIVNVDDNRVGPLYKHVFPPALAPCLSFVGLPWKVVPFPMFELQSKWIAGVLSNRFALPTQEKMMEDVEAFYSSLEASGMPKRYTHNMGSSQLSVDVLQLKIGECKCTIPVARTDVLNQSLIVMIGKTITWFCKLARTS
- the LOC115972371 gene encoding flavin-containing monooxygenase FMO GS-OX-like 4 isoform X3, giving the protein MPTTTIQMQCHLPIPQPPAPHPLTSRHVAVIGAGAAGLVTAIELRREGHSVVVFERGDQVGGTWVYTPKIESDPIGFDPARSKIHSSLYKSLRTNLPRECMGFRCYPFVAKDDPDRDPRRYPGHQEVLWYLQDFTREFRIDELVRFETEVVRVRLVEEEEEKWKIKSKQRSGKDETEIFDAVVICNGHYTEPRVAQIAGINEWPGKQMHSHNYRVPEPFRDQVVVLIGSSASAVDISRDIAGVAKEVHVAARSVEDEKSGDQSGYDNMWLHPMIESVHKDGTVFFQDGSFVHADIILHCTGYKYHFPFLETNGIVNVDDNRVGPLYKHVFPPALAPCLSFVGLPWKVYPYL